The window TCGCCACCAGCATATGGAAGGAGAAGACACCGGCTACGTCATGATCCGCTTCGCCGATGGCTCCATCGGCCATGTCCTGACCAGTTGGGCGTTCGAGTTTCCTCTAGACAACCCCCGCTTTCAGATCATCGGCGAGAAAGGCCAGGTGAGCGGCACCAACACCCTTGTCAAGTTCAAGCCCAACGGCTGGGAGACGCCGGCTCAACACGAGTTCCCGCCCACCGACACCTTTATCGCCGAGATTACGCACTTTGTGGAGTGCCTGGAAACAGGTGAACCGCCTATTCAGACCCATGTGGATGGAGCGAGGGTCCTCAAGGTGTTACTGGCCGCGTACAAATCCGCTGAAGAGGGAATCACCGTGACTTTAGCATAGGGAGGCAAAGCGCTGCTTCGCCTCCCTATCATCCTCCTTCGCCCAACCGGCCCTCGGGGTCCGCATACAGCACATACGCCAGCCAGGTGGAGTTCCATGGTGCTGCCTGACGGATCTGCTCCCGTGCTTCCTGGAACGCTTGGGCGATGGGTTTGTTGTCCTTTAATAGCGCCGTATAGAAGCACCGGGCGAACTGCAACGCCAAGGCGTCATTTACCTCCCACATGGCGCCTATAAACGCGCCCACCCGAGCCCTCGCCACTAGTTGCTGCGCCCAGCCGCCCAGCCCGGTGAAGCTGAACTCTTCCCGCGCGCCATGGCAGGCATTGATGAAGATCAGCGGCCGTGGCCGTTTGCCCCCGAAGCGCGTCCGGATGTCCGACGGCCGGAGTGCCCCGTCGGATAGGATGATGGCGGAATCCTGAGGCAACGTCGAGTCGAATTGGCCATGACAGGCGAAATGCACCAGGGAGAATTCGCCGGTCTGCAGCCAGTCCAGCACCTGGAGCCGGCTGTTAAAGGCAGCCAGAGAGATGATGCCCGGGCGCAGGTCGCTCAGCCGCTCTACAAAGGCCACCTCCTCCCGCACTGAGGGCAGGTTGACCTGTACCGGCGCCACTGGGCGCGCCGCGCCCACCGGCAACGCATCTGCTAGGCCCGGCCCCGACAACCATCGCGCGATGGCGAACTGCTGACACCAGAAGGGGTCATCCTCGCGTTCGCCATCGCTCTTATACCGGTATGGCTTAATAGCCTCCCAGGGCACCCACGGCTCATCTGAGGTGATGAGAATGGACTTGACCCTGGATCGGAACTCCCAGTACTGCTCTTTCAACCGGTCGGGGACGAGCTCATCCCACAAGCCGTTGCCGATCGCGGCCAGACGCCGTTCGGCGTAAGCCCGCGCCTCCGTGGTAGGCGGAGCTTTGCCCGCCATCTGGCTCAGTTCCTGATACACCGCCTGCATCTTCTCCAACGGCGATCCCCGCAGCTTTACCTCGCCTGACTTGAAGTGGTGATAGCCGACCACCTCTTTACTAGAGTGCAATTCGAAGTAAAGGACACGCTCATCATGATAATCCTGGATGACCCGTAGCTCCAGATCGGGCGGCTCCACCGTTGGAGCAGCCTTTAACTCAAGGATGATAGGCGACTCCGGTTGAGAGGTCGCTGCGTCGGTGATCTGTTCCACCACCAGCACTCGGCGGCGCGCTGTGCCGAGATAACGGCCATGCTGGTAGAAGTCCACTCGGATCTCTTGCTCGCCCAGCCTGCGGGGGATAAGCACAAAGCGCTCCTCAGTGTCCCGCTCGCGCTCCACCCGGATTGTGCGCGTGTCGCCACCCTCCACGTCGAAGCCGCGGGCACGCACTACTACCTCCACCTCTGGTAGCTCGGGTGTGCCTGTGTCCTCGATGGCGATCGCCTCCACGCCCGGCTCGGAGGGCTGGATCAAGAGACGGACAAAGAGGCTGAATCGCTGATGGAGGATCACCTGCTCCTGGCATTCTAACTCCGGGTAACGCAGCAGAGGCCGCTGCGGCTCAGCGGAGACCTCGGGCGCGGTTTCTACGTGCTCTGAGCGCATGGGTTCTAGCTCTTC is drawn from Anaerolineae bacterium and contains these coding sequences:
- a CDS encoding CHAT domain-containing protein, whose amino-acid sequence is MPEEIQARKAARHIEEIIAALQKRWGELSPAEQVQVERLYMAMRYRYQQASDPVDYHRGRALVEFLQGLDAIAGVRAIVGTLLDATKGPAIRGGSIRSDPQLLQRLPTRLGPEPTAPHLTRYPQIVLSPTRPRRGQKADLLVLLLREPPDPGAEPIFVLDTGEPNQPPKLEISLDVAGCEIEGDHRQTLPMHQDADDETRFVLTLREVGEQPIEVTFTQEGQWLGSVYGRVTIGDITRSARPPKIEELEPMRSEHVETAPEVSAEPQRPLLRYPELECQEQVILHQRFSLFVRLLIQPSEPGVEAIAIEDTGTPELPEVEVVVRARGFDVEGGDTRTIRVERERDTEERFVLIPRRLGEQEIRVDFYQHGRYLGTARRRVLVVEQITDAATSQPESPIILELKAAPTVEPPDLELRVIQDYHDERVLYFELHSSKEVVGYHHFKSGEVKLRGSPLEKMQAVYQELSQMAGKAPPTTEARAYAERRLAAIGNGLWDELVPDRLKEQYWEFRSRVKSILITSDEPWVPWEAIKPYRYKSDGEREDDPFWCQQFAIARWLSGPGLADALPVGAARPVAPVQVNLPSVREEVAFVERLSDLRPGIISLAAFNSRLQVLDWLQTGEFSLVHFACHGQFDSTLPQDSAIILSDGALRPSDIRTRFGGKRPRPLIFINACHGAREEFSFTGLGGWAQQLVARARVGAFIGAMWEVNDALALQFARCFYTALLKDNKPIAQAFQEAREQIRQAAPWNSTWLAYVLYADPEGRLGEGG